The genomic DNA atatgtaagcaaccagttatctgtgtgcaaccccctgctcaagcagtaataatgaggcctgcatgtttctggctgaagggaaaaaggacaagataacggtttaaagaagttactaacaagctaggcttatagctgccaggaatgacttaactattaccagggatgggaggggtagagggaggaagggggggagaaagggagggctagaggagaaagggtggggggtgaggcttaactgcaaaatgtataaaagaagaaaaactgttcctgttaatgtgcttgatttgagacttgccagtctccttgcaccgctttgggatcccaaataaactttgtttgcttctccacctggtgtgtttattgacgcgaagcacaccgggcaacgaacccgctgttgctttgcctcgggcactctgtgctggcaacagaaCCTACAGGCTTCTAGCTGAAGGACAAGATTACTTGCAGAAAGAAACATTGCGAACAAGCTGCACAGCCAAGGTCGTTTAATGTAACTgctgcagagggaggaagggggggaggtagggaagggaaaaaaaggataaaaagggaaaaactgaTTGTATcagtgcgcttgatttgagacatgctggtctcctagtgcctattcagagctcttgaataaactttgtctgcttctccaccctggtgtatTCATTGGCatgaagcacaccgggcaatgaacccCGCTTTTGCCCCCTCAggccctctgtgccggcaacagttttggcatccctgggtgggctcgaggtTGAAacttagccttgcccggatccctcctgcgGCCGACAGATTGCGGCGACaaccgacgcccagcgcgcaccggtgacttcatcgggggccttgGCGGAGACGCGGTTTGATCAACCccagagggcacaacggtgcaacgcgctcgGATAGTGGAGAAGCGGTTGCGGGCGACAGTGAGGAACCggtcccttggataaggtaggaacagtcctcTCAGCCACTCCATGCCCTTGGGAagtgggctgggccctggggaactgggggtggggccatCAGGAGCCCATgaaaggggcaggagaggggagacaTAGAGCCTCTGCCCCAGAACTGGGCTAGTGAAAGTGAAAGGGGCAGGGGCAATACACACCTTTCTGCAGCCCACGAGGCTGGGAGAGCTGCGAAGGGACCGGGGCACCTCGACAGGAAGGTCTCAGCTGGGTGAGATGCCCCCCCCCAGAGATGATACAGCCTGGGGCAATGGCAGGGCcttccagaggattcagggggcctggggcaaagcgggggagctgcggtgcttgtactcacctggcagcagtccgggtcttcattggcatttcggcggcagggggcccttcagtcagtccacgtcttcggcggcactgaagggcctcccaccgccaaaatgctgccgaagacccagactgccaccaggccagggctcgcggggcccctgtggggccctgggcctggggcaaattgccccacttgcacacacacacacaccccgggtgGCCCTGGGCAATGGTGCTGAGATGTGGAAACTGCTCCAGGTGTCTCCCCAGGtgttctgagccccctgcccacaGTCAGGGCTTCAGAGTCTGGGCCATGCACTGAGTGTGcctgttctcagctccccacccagctcctgAGGCACATGTATGATCCCTGGCTCAGACCCCCATAGAGGGGCAGGGTCCCTGGATTCTAGCTTGGACATGAGGGGCTCCAGTATCCCCCAGCGGGGCAGCACACAAGAAGCAGCTGACAGCTCCCCCAATACTTCTTACTCCACCTGCCACTCACCACTATGTCCCCCTCCCACGCCAGGCCGggactctccgctctccccagtggccagagcgccaggagcagggcggagagcccggccggggctctccgctctccccggcggccagaacgcagtggggagggcagagagcccctggtggccacagcgccgggaggagggcggagagcctccggcggccagagcgctcttcccggagcagggtggagagcccagccaggactctccgctctccccggtggccagaatgctggggggagggcggagagcccccggcggtcagagcgccgggaggagggcggagagcccagctggggctctccgctctccccggcggccagagtgccgggaggagggcggagagcccctggcggccagagagctgggggagggcggcgagcccgccatgGCTCTCTgttctccctgaccggccggagcgccagggggagggcggcgagcccagtcgcggccctgctCTCAGGCCGGAGCACtctgccgcgccgcccccctccaggcgccgccccaagcacatgcttggtgggctggtgcctggagccggccctgtccctatATAAGAACTTATAAACTAAAATACAGTGTCAAAGACCTGGGGCCGGATCTGTAGGGGGCACACACATTttaccccactccctgcccaccagagccagccagtcccgttATGCTGAGACTATCTCAAAGCCAAGGGGAAGCCCTAAAAGGGAATGGACTTGTAAATCATTTCCCAACACACCCTCACCATCCCACACACCCTTCTGCGGTTGGGGAGCTTGCAGCaggaagaaagagggagagagaaaagtctGATTTCTCTGCATCAAGTCCGGCACAACAGCAGACCCAGCCACCCTGCATTTGCAATCATGTTTTATTGCAGGAGGCAGCCCAGTAACTGCATCCAGGGCTCCACCTAGTGCAATCTTTATGCCACATCACCAACCCAGAAAACGCCGCATTGAGACAGAGGATGCTggatgccacctcagagccctgcctATCCcacaatgtcccatctccagctgtggccatccctgatgaTTCAGAGCaagaagattaaaaaacaaaaacagaacacatgggggaggggaaaagcatttgtataaatgtaacaCTCTTGTATCTGGGACTCGAAATAGGAAATATAACTctaagggcctattgtaattatgcaaagtgtgggccattaatagtggtttggaatcctaatggctcccatcaaccaggacaattgactggggctctgtttgcaagcaagccttcctgtgagtcaggctgggaggaatgaaggcatggggtcttacagtgacatgtgatcatgtcatctgaactggaatccatctttaacctggtgcttttccagtgagggggagggtggaaacccagagagagacaaaggattcccaccttatgcaaaagatatataaaggagtggaacagaacaaagggagggagaggagccatcatgaagaatcccctagctaccacctgagctggaacaagagctgtaccaggggaaagaattgtgcccaggcctggaaggtgtccagtctgagaaaaaaacttactgaagcatctctgagggtgaggttatctatattcagtttgattagacatagatttccgcattttattttattttgcttggtgacttactttgttctgtttgttactacttggaaccacttaaatcttactttctgtatttaataaaatcactttttacttattaagtaactcagagtatgtattaatacctgggggagcaaacaactgtgcatatctttttatcagtgttatagagggtgaacagttTACCCcacataagctttatgcagggtaaaatggatttatttgggtttagaccccattgggagttgggcatctgagtgctaaagacaagcacacttctgtgagctgctttcaggtaaacttgcagctttggggcaagtaattcagaccctgggtctttgttggagcagaccggagtgtctggctcagcaagacagggtgctggaatcccgagctggcagggaaagcaggggacagaagtagtcttgtcacatcaggtgacagctcccaggaggtttctgtgatccaacccgtcacaatgatTTGGAGCTGTCACAGGGGTTTCCACTACACCCCACTTGAAAGTTCATCAGAGGCACTGACCCCACTCCCAAGTCCCATTGAGGCTATGTTTACACCACAGAGTTAAGTAATGCATGTTACGCCGACATTCATAAATGGATATAATTGCATCACTTGTGCATGGTCACACAACACTCCTCATCTTGGTGGAGCATGTGCACAGTTGTTGATCTAGCATCAAGAGAGAGAGCAGTGaaccatgggtagctatcccactgcaaCTCTCCACCTTCTGCTGCTAGGAGTTGTGGGAATGGATTGCAGTGCATCACGGATGTAGCCTCAccctcccatgatgcagttttttctGTCCCATCATTCCTTAGGCTCCGACTACATTTTGTGCTGTTTTTCAACAGCCCCTGTAAACTGTGCACCCAgcatctctgcctgaaagcatggatcctgcactgctcaccAGTCTTGGGATAAGTGTTATGAACACAACACAGCTGAtcatgcagtatttcatgagctgcaaaCCTGAACAAGAATCCTCGGTGCCTGCCCTGCtgagtgccatggaaagaaacaacgcCAGATGACTTGTGGCATTCACAAAGCAGCTGCACATGATGGACTGTCGctattgggctcaggaaacaagcactgagtggtgggatcgcatcgttaTGCAGGTCTTGGATGATGAGCAGTGACTTCAAAACTTTTGGACGAGCAAAGTCaccttcctggatctgtgtgcagcAGGGCCGgtttaaccttttgtgggcatagcgccaaacatatttgtgggcccccatggaggcaagGGAGCATGGCGCGGGGAGGTCAGTGTGACGTTGctctctatatgattttatgaaaatatgctaataagtgtgaatataatgtaactggaatatgcttcatgcaaaaggtgtcttgtaaggtatcattacaaagcttataatctactgggtgtgttcatcctatttgcatGTATGTATcaatcttgtatctgaaactagaaatatgaaatataactctgaaggcctattgtaattatgcaaagtgtgggccattaatggtggtttggaatcttgctggctcccatcaaccaggacaattgactgtggatggctctgtttgcttgcaggctTTCCtatgagtcaggctgggaggaatgagggcttgaagtcttacagtgacaggTGACACtgacctgacctggaatccatctttaacctggtgcttttccatttagaaggaggggtgggaacccagagggacaaaggattcccgccttgtgcaaaagatatataagggagtgaaacagaacaaaggaggctgcagtcatgagaaatcccctagctaccacctgagctggaacaagggctgtcccaggggaaagaattgtgcccagactaggaagatgtccagtctgtgaacatgaaacaatgggtgttaccatacacactctaacgagagtgatcagttaaggtgagctcacccattgtttcatgttctctgtgtgtgtatatatatatatcttcctactgtattttccactgcatgcatccgaagaagtgggctgtagcccacgaaagtttatgctcaaataaatgtgttagtctctgaggtgccacaagtactcctgttctttttacggatacagactaacacggctgctactctgaaaacagtcttatttatctctcctcatatggaagctgttccacacccctaatcatttttgttgcccttttctgaaacttttccaattccaatatatctttttgagatggggtcacCAGATCTGAGGGGAAGGGAACAAGGTGTGTAGTCATATAAAGGagttaatactttacatttcatatGTTTGAGCTGCTTTTccatcttttctgtatctttaatgaaagattaaaagGATTGTCAATGGTGCATTTGCCATGGGACTGGGCAGGCCTAGGGCTCTGGAGACCAAACCCCGAACCTTATTTAACACTGTTAAATCCtggacagtgacagggtcatgttaacaccatCAACTCTCTGGGTCCATATATGCCATCTAAATTACTGcaacagagcccagggctgggatagcaggggctgtgggtcaggattggggggcactggcagagctgttaGTTTCTGGGCTAGGACTGTATTAGGAAGGTGCCAGTGGGTCAGGACTCAGGGTGCGTCTACACagcaaatgaaggtgtgattgcagcattcCTACACTAGCTGTAATCTAAGAGGCATGGGTAACAATAGCTGTGGGGACATGTTGACATGTACTGTAGCATGGGTCGGGAACCAGAGTCCTTACCATTGTTCCTGGTGAACTGGTACTGGGGCAGCTACCCCACAGTGAATTCTGTGCCACCTGGTATTGTTGCCCACACTTTCTAGGTTAAAGCTGGAACAGCTCTACTTACCCGCACTACAATCGCACCTTCACTTGATGGGTAGAGGCACCCTGAGATGTTTATGTGGAGCCAGGTCTCTAGCAGGACATGTGCTGTTTGTTCCCCACCCATGCCCTGCCTTCTATGCCAATGTTTTTAATTGCCAGAATCAGGAAATTGTCCTTACCCAATTGTTTATTgggtttccccctcccactccatatCCGGCTGGGCTCTATATAACCTGCTCCAAGATGGGAAGGAGGATCAAGGTGCGGTTCAGCTCAGAAGAGGCTGGGATCCATCACTCTGACGACAAGGAGAAAACAAGACTTGGGTAAGCTGCAAGAGATTCCACCAACTGGGATAGAGGAGAAAACAATTTCACATGGGATTGCAACTGGAGGGTTTGTTTTcagggagaacataagaatggccatactgggtcagatgaaTGATACACCTAACCAGGAGCCTGTCTTCTGATggggccaatgccagatgtttcaaaggTAATGGGCAGAACAGGACAAttgttgagtgatccattccctggtGTCCAGTCCCAGCAACTGGCAGTCAGGGGCtttgggacacccagagcatggcgttgcatccctgaccatcttggctaatagccattgatggacctatcctccatgaccttaaataattcttttttgaacccagttatacatttggccttcacagcatcccctgataacaagttccacaggttgactgtgtgttatgtgaagacatatttcttaatatttgttttaaacctgctgcctattaattccacGGGTTGACTCCTGGTCCTTGTGTTATGTTAAggggaaataacacttccctattcattttctccgCCCCATTCGTAAttgtatagacctcaatcatatgcccctttagtcatctcttttccaagctgatcaATCCCAGTGTTTTTAGTTTCTCCTCctaaggaagctgttccatacccctaatcatttttgacaggtttcagagtaggagCCGTGTTAGtttatatccgcaaaaagaacaggagtacttgtggcaccttagagactaacacatttatttgagctcagatacatttgttaatctctaaggtgccacaagtactcctaatcatttttgttgctcttttctgtaccttttccaattccaatatatcatttCTGAGATGCGGGCGACCAGATATGCACACAGTATTCGAGaggtgggtgtaccatggatttatacagtggcattacgATATTTACTGTTTAAACATCTATCCCTGTCCTAGTGGTTCCTAAccttctgttcgcttttttgactgctgctgcacattgagcagatattttcagagaactcttcacactgactccaagatctctttcttgagtggtaacagctaatttagaccccatcattttgtatgtatagttggggttatgttttccaatgtgcattactttgcattgatcaacactgaatttcatctcttACTTTGTTACCCACTCACCCAGTGTAGTGAGATCCCTtagtaactcttcacagtctgctttggacttaactagcttAAATaattttatgtcatctgcaaactttgccacctcactgtttacacctttttccagatcatttatgaatatgttgaacagcagtgCCCAACAGATCCCTGGGCAATCtcgctatttacctctccattctgaaaactgatcatttattcctacccttggttTCCCAttgtttaaccagttactgatccatgagagaaccttccctcttataccATGAGTGTTTACATTGCTTAaaggcctttggtgagggaccttttcaaaggctttctgatgTCAAAGGCAGCAtgttctagtggttagagctgtggGGGTAGGgtgctgggagacaggactcctgggttcaaccTCCGCCtctgggtggggaatgggaaaCAGTGGGTTACAGATGGGGGCTGATTTCAGTAAGGGGCTTTGCAGCAGCTGGCCCATTGGAGGTCCCATCTTGGCCAGAGTCTGAAACTCAGGACACCTGATTTCTATCCCTCGGACTAGGAGGAGAGTAGGGAAGAGTAAGTTAGAGGaaggggccccgatctcagtcaGAGTCCGTGAAGCACCTGGCAAAATTGGGTTCATACAATGGGAGGTGATCACGGGAGGGGGTTGGGCCCAGGAGGCTCCATGGAGGAAGCCAACCCCACTCTGCGCtatctccatccatccccccctctccccactgcaggtcGACCCAGTGACAGGCACGGTCATGGTCCCAAGCAGACTCCACCCTGTGTTCCTGCTGCCCCTCATCCTGCTGGCCGCCTGCCTGGCTCTGGCCAGTGGGCAGCCATGGGAGGATCTGAACGACAAATTCAATAAGAACCACGTGGACAATACAACATCCCCAGCCACCATGCCTGCTGACTACTGTGAAAAGATGATGAGGGCCCGAAAAATATACTGGAATCTGCTCCACACCTTCATCCATGCATCCATCCCATCCATCAACAGGATCTGCTTTGAGGGTGGGATACCCATCCAGGGCGGCCTACGCAAGAGCAAAAATTTCGTCACCATCACCCAATGTTTATTTAAGCCTGACCCGAAATTGCCGACGTTCTCTTACACTGGGACAGGGGTTTCAAAGCAAATTGTCATTGGCTGCTGGAACTGGCTCCCTGTGCTCTATGTGGAGGAGGCACTGGGTGCAGTCTGGGTGTAGAGAGCAAGCAGGGGATGCTTCCACACCAGCCGTGGCATCCGGCTCCTCACCCACCTCTGAACACTTGTCACTTTGTTCAGGTGTTTGCACCCTCGCTCTCtcctgcccctagtgcccattatacagtatagccgctccttccccaccctctggtgCCCATATTTTTCATTATATATTAAAGCCAGCAGTTACCTGTCTTGCACTCCCTGCTGCCACATAGTGGCCAACTAACTCCCCATACTTTAATTAAGGATTATCCATCAGTTCACCCCGCTGGTATTGTGTATTCAATCTGATAATGGATAATCCTCATATTCCTCACAATTACCTGTTATTTCTCATTGTTCTTTTCATCGTTTTTGAACATTTCTCCTCCGTCTGCAACTCTCTGAGCTCCCTACACTTAATAAAACCTGATACTGGCATAGCAATCACTGGCTTGTTGTGTGAGATTGGGGATAGTAAGAACATAAGCCACTGAAGATGTAATGAATGTGCTGGAAATGTTTTGTGGTTTTCCCACGAGGGTCTCTGTGCTTGCAAGCCGAAGCTCAACATTTTTCCTAGTGTCGGGAATAGAACCCACGAGTCCTGACTGCTACCTCTGGGCGTGCTCTGACCCACTACATCCCACTGCCCTCCAAGCATTGGGAAAtggacccaggagttctgaatcTTCATCCACTCTCTTCTAACCAATCAGATCCCACTCCTCTCCAAGGATCAGGGTTCAAAACCAGGAGTTCTGATTCCCATCCTCCCTTGCTTTAACCcagtagaccccactcccctcccaaaatcAGAACCCATACAACAGATATAAACCTTCATCCTTCAGATCACGAGCTAGTCACTAACTGAGGATGGTCAGGAAGAAACAGGAGTTGGGATTCCTAGCTTTACACCAGAGCCTTTTAAGGTGGTTGCTGTAGGCTCCAGTTTCTTTAGGGTCACAGCATCCAAGCCCACCACTGCCAATGTCCAAACCTATTAGCCACTCACAGAACCTCATGTGAAGAGGACAAGGGGTGAACATAGAGTTTGAGAGGAAGGTGTCACCCTGTGAAGCAGGACTTTCTAATGCAACCCCATCTTCTGTTTCCCTTGGATACTCCAGTTCTGAACCCCCTTTACGTTTCTCTAATTcactccagctctgccaccccaTTGAGACCTCCAAAAAGCATCCCTCCCAGGACTTTCTAAATCACTCTGACCCTGGGCTCCTTTGACCACAACCCTCtgctacttctctctctctctctgcatttagGAAGAGGCTGGAGACAATTTGCAATATTGTTCCTCTTTGCAAAAAACCTGCATCCATCAGGGATTTAAACCTAGACCCTTACACACTGGCTGCAAGAGTCACATGCTTAGACcaaccagggccagattaacatTTTGTGGGCTCGGCGCCAAACATAATTGGTGGGCCCCCCTGGGGAATAATTGTAAAAGGGGCCGGGGGtaaaagcacagtggggcaggagctaagGTTGGTCTCTGGAGCAAGGGAAGGATCGGGGTAAACTGcaagcacagcagggctggggagggggtaaacaggatccccccctgcccacatggagcgggtacctacctggttctagcccattctctttgtctttctctgcactgagctgctcctcctcccacagcagcatgacaggttctcttccagccctctggggtgggtgttgcgAGTGGGAGGAGCGGAGGTTAACGTGGTTACTCCTATAACCAGacatttagtttccagtcagcactgctaaccggaCACTCAGGTCCCgttttctactggagtttccagtctaaaactggatccctggcaacagggctgccagaaaagcctgagggggggaggcggggcaaacaatcatttttaaaagtaagagggctaagccttaaggggggggcaagtggtgggtgggctagggagtggagaggagctagtgggcagggccatgtctgctgtactgcccaggtaggttggagactgtggggatcagctgacacagtattcagggccggtgcaaggatattttgcaccttaggcaaaacttccaccttgcgccccctcctctcccccccggagcatcgcttattataaattttcaaaaatgaatacagtggagtcacatcttatgcgggggttaggttctaaggtcaaCGCGT from Malaclemys terrapin pileata isolate rMalTer1 chromosome 12, rMalTer1.hap1, whole genome shotgun sequence includes the following:
- the LOC128846143 gene encoding ribonuclease-like, with product MVPSRLHPVFLLPLILLAACLALASGQPWEDLNDKFNKNHVDNTTSPATMPADYCEKMMRARKIYWNLLHTFIHASIPSINRICFEGGIPIQGGLRKSKNFVTITQCLFKPDPKLPTFSYTGTGVSKQIVIGCWNWLPVLYVEEALGAVWV